A genomic region of Arachis stenosperma cultivar V10309 chromosome 9, arast.V10309.gnm1.PFL2, whole genome shotgun sequence contains the following coding sequences:
- the LOC130951442 gene encoding beta-fructofuranosidase, cell wall isozyme-like isoform X1 — protein sequence MASLHLLATLLLILGYGRSLIAHIIDEASHQTTHYSSNNMIIPNHTYRPSFHFLPSKNWMNGPMRYKGMYHLFYQHNPKAAVWNTAIEWGHSISKDLVNWFPLQPALTPNQPYDIKGCWSGSITILPNQKPFILYTGIDHNNHQTQNLAMPKNLSDPLLREWVKLPNNPLMKPTLGNKINVTSFRDPTTAWLGHDGFWRVIVGSQENEKGIAILYKSKDFLHWIKAKHPLDSAKKSGMWECPDFYPVSTKGKIGIETSVDGPQVRHVLKVSLYDTSHDYYLIGTYDTTKDVFVPDEKGFDKDELYLVQRYDYGKFYASKTFYDDAKKRRVLWGWVNESSVQQDDENKAWSGIQAIPRSVWLDESGKQLIQWPIAEIEKLRGHHVKLHSKVLKPGTLLQVSGVTAAQADVEISFKVSKLKNVQELNSSWKLDPQIVCSQKAKGGFGLLVLASKDMQEYTSVFFMIFKTNKKYVVVMCSDQSRSSLNHKNDLTTYGAFVNVDPAHEELSLRILIDQSVVESFGGKGKACITSRVYPTLAINDKAHLHAFNNGTLHVKIIRLSAWSMKKAKVN from the exons ATGGCTTCACTTCATTTGTTGGCTactcttcttcttattcttggCTATGGTAGAAGTCTTATTGCTCATATTATTGATGAAGCTTCTCATCAAACTACTCACTATTCTTCTAATAACATGATAATTCCAAACCATACATATAGACCTTCTTTTCACTTCTTGCCttcaaagaattggatgaatg GGCCAATGAGATATAAAGGAATGTACCATTTGTTCTATCAACACAATCCAAAAGCTGCAGTTTGGAATACCGCTATTGAATGGGGCCATTCTATATCAAAAGATCTTGTCAATTGGTTTCCATTACAACCTGCTCTTACCCCAAATCAACCTTATGATATCAAAGGTTGTTGGTCAGGTTCAATCACTATTCTCCCTAATCAAAAGCCCTTCATTTTATACACAGGAATTGACCATAACAATCACCAAACTCAAAATTTAGCCATGCCCAAAAATTTATCTGACCCATTACTTAGGGAGTGGGTGAAATTACCAAACAACCCTCTAATGAAACCAACTTTGGGTAACAAAATAAATGTGACATCATTTAGGGATCCTACCACTGCTTGGCTTGGCCATGATGGGTTTTGGAGAGTGATTGTGGGAAGCCAAGAGAATGAAAAGGGGATTGCAATTTTGTACAAAAGTAAAGATTTTTTGCATTGGATTAAGGCCAAACACCCTTTAGATTCAGCCAAGAAAAGTGGAATGTGGGAGTGCCCTGATTTCTATCCTGTGTCCACTAAGGGCAAAATTGGAATTGAAACATCAGTTGATGGTCCTCAAGTTAGGCATGTTCTCAAGGTTAGCTTGTATGACACTTCACATGATTACTATCTTATTGGAACCTATGACACCACCAAGGATGTTTTTGTTCCTGATGAGAAGGGATTTGATAAGGATGAGTTGTACTTGGTCCAAAGATATGATTATGGGAAATTTTATGCATCTAAGACTTTCTATGATGATGCAAAAAAGAGAAGGGTCTTGTGGGGTTGGGTTAATGAATCTTCAGTTCAACAGGATGATGAAAACAAAGCATGGTCTGGAATCCAG GCAATTCCTAGAAGTGTGTGGCTTGATGAATCTGGGAAGCAACTAATTCAATGGCCAATAGCAGAAATTGAAAAACTACGTGGCCACCATGTCAAGTTGCATTCCAAAGTACTAAAGCCAGGGACATTGCTTCAAGTATCTGGTGTCACTGCAGCACAG GCAGATGTTGAAATTTCATTTAAAGTAAGCAAACTTAAAAATGTTCAAGAACTGAACTCTAGTTGGAAACTGGACCCCCAAATTGTATGTAGCCAAAAAGCAAAAGGAGGATTTGGTTTGCTAGTTTTGGCTTCAAAGGACATGCAAGAATACACATCAGTGTTCTTTATGATATTTAAAACCAACAAAAAATATGTAGTGGTCATGTGCAGTGACCAAAGCAG GTCTTCCTTGAATCATAAGAATGATTTGACCACTTATGGTGCTTTTGTGAATGTGGACCCTGCTCATGAAGAGTTATCACTAAGAATCTTG ATTGATCAGTCAGTAGTGGAGAGTTTTGGTGGAAAAGGGAAAGCATGCATCACATCAAGAGTTTATCCCACGTTGGCAATCAATGATAAGGCACACCTCCATGCATTCAATAATGGAACACTCCATGTCAAGATCATAAGACTAAGTGCTTGGAGCATGAAAAAAGCCAAGGTCAACTGA
- the LOC130951442 gene encoding beta-fructofuranosidase, insoluble isoenzyme CWINV3-like isoform X2: MIIPNHTYRPSFHFLPSKNWMNDPNGPMRYKGMYHLFYQHNPKAAVWNTAIEWGHSISKDLVNWFPLQPALTPNQPYDIKGCWSGSITILPNQKPFILYTGIDHNNHQTQNLAMPKNLSDPLLREWVKLPNNPLMKPTLGNKINVTSFRDPTTAWLGHDGFWRVIVGSQENEKGIAILYKSKDFLHWIKAKHPLDSAKKSGMWECPDFYPVSTKGKIGIETSVDGPQVRHVLKVSLYDTSHDYYLIGTYDTTKDVFVPDEKGFDKDELYLVQRYDYGKFYASKTFYDDAKKRRVLWGWVNESSVQQDDENKAWSGIQAIPRSVWLDESGKQLIQWPIAEIEKLRGHHVKLHSKVLKPGTLLQVSGVTAAQADVEISFKVSKLKNVQELNSSWKLDPQIVCSQKAKGGFGLLVLASKDMQEYTSVFFMIFKTNKKYVVVMCSDQSRSSLNHKNDLTTYGAFVNVDPAHEELSLRILIDQSVVESFGGKGKACITSRVYPTLAINDKAHLHAFNNGTLHVKIIRLSAWSMKKAKVN; encoded by the exons ATGATAATTCCAAACCATACATATAGACCTTCTTTTCACTTCTTGCCttcaaagaattggatgaatg ATCCCAATG GGCCAATGAGATATAAAGGAATGTACCATTTGTTCTATCAACACAATCCAAAAGCTGCAGTTTGGAATACCGCTATTGAATGGGGCCATTCTATATCAAAAGATCTTGTCAATTGGTTTCCATTACAACCTGCTCTTACCCCAAATCAACCTTATGATATCAAAGGTTGTTGGTCAGGTTCAATCACTATTCTCCCTAATCAAAAGCCCTTCATTTTATACACAGGAATTGACCATAACAATCACCAAACTCAAAATTTAGCCATGCCCAAAAATTTATCTGACCCATTACTTAGGGAGTGGGTGAAATTACCAAACAACCCTCTAATGAAACCAACTTTGGGTAACAAAATAAATGTGACATCATTTAGGGATCCTACCACTGCTTGGCTTGGCCATGATGGGTTTTGGAGAGTGATTGTGGGAAGCCAAGAGAATGAAAAGGGGATTGCAATTTTGTACAAAAGTAAAGATTTTTTGCATTGGATTAAGGCCAAACACCCTTTAGATTCAGCCAAGAAAAGTGGAATGTGGGAGTGCCCTGATTTCTATCCTGTGTCCACTAAGGGCAAAATTGGAATTGAAACATCAGTTGATGGTCCTCAAGTTAGGCATGTTCTCAAGGTTAGCTTGTATGACACTTCACATGATTACTATCTTATTGGAACCTATGACACCACCAAGGATGTTTTTGTTCCTGATGAGAAGGGATTTGATAAGGATGAGTTGTACTTGGTCCAAAGATATGATTATGGGAAATTTTATGCATCTAAGACTTTCTATGATGATGCAAAAAAGAGAAGGGTCTTGTGGGGTTGGGTTAATGAATCTTCAGTTCAACAGGATGATGAAAACAAAGCATGGTCTGGAATCCAG GCAATTCCTAGAAGTGTGTGGCTTGATGAATCTGGGAAGCAACTAATTCAATGGCCAATAGCAGAAATTGAAAAACTACGTGGCCACCATGTCAAGTTGCATTCCAAAGTACTAAAGCCAGGGACATTGCTTCAAGTATCTGGTGTCACTGCAGCACAG GCAGATGTTGAAATTTCATTTAAAGTAAGCAAACTTAAAAATGTTCAAGAACTGAACTCTAGTTGGAAACTGGACCCCCAAATTGTATGTAGCCAAAAAGCAAAAGGAGGATTTGGTTTGCTAGTTTTGGCTTCAAAGGACATGCAAGAATACACATCAGTGTTCTTTATGATATTTAAAACCAACAAAAAATATGTAGTGGTCATGTGCAGTGACCAAAGCAG GTCTTCCTTGAATCATAAGAATGATTTGACCACTTATGGTGCTTTTGTGAATGTGGACCCTGCTCATGAAGAGTTATCACTAAGAATCTTG ATTGATCAGTCAGTAGTGGAGAGTTTTGGTGGAAAAGGGAAAGCATGCATCACATCAAGAGTTTATCCCACGTTGGCAATCAATGATAAGGCACACCTCCATGCATTCAATAATGGAACACTCCATGTCAAGATCATAAGACTAAGTGCTTGGAGCATGAAAAAAGCCAAGGTCAACTGA